CTGTCGCAGCGTGCCCCTGCGCAGGTCCTTCGTGTGCCAGGGCACCGTAACGCCGACGCTGCCCTTCACGTAGATACGGTGGCTCCCGCGCTGGCGGACGTACTCGAATCCCACCCGAAGCAGCACAGCCGCCGCCTCGCGCGGCTTGACCCCGGGCAGCTTTGTCATCCGGACTTCAGCAGGTGACGCGAACCGGTGCGA
This candidate division WOR-3 bacterium DNA region includes the following protein-coding sequences:
- a CDS encoding addiction module toxin, HicA family; the protein is MTKLPGVKPREAAAVLLRVGFEYVRQRGSHRIYVKGSVGVTVPWHTKDLRRGTLRQIIRQAGLTPEEFVRLLG